A single region of the Cyanobacteria bacterium GSL.Bin1 genome encodes:
- a CDS encoding HlyD family efflux transporter periplasmic adaptor subunit: MSQANDNRPHSMVSRQNGKLNVSPSQLEKSQSANSISYNTYEDNFDQAVVLSQSPLWPRVVLVTILGVIGFAVAWSYFAKIEQAVGAQGQLKPQGDVKEVQSPINGVIKGMATNSTIEPGEDPSRKGELYEEGDLVQQGQVLLHYDSTTAQAQIESLERIRASLQQENSFYRQIMNSAATAPAAVETEINRLDIPTEVAMLARNRRALVEENRLYRAQIGIGEQDKDLGRDEIERLQASTREATTRTEAARLEEQQIAKQLRRVDVQLENTRVQLQTEREKLEKLTTLFEEGGISEFRQIEQKQRVQEQEARLAELQQEKQRLLLDQTQAGQELENTTATTQKDVLDRIARNKQQIAQIDSQLTKAIVDNENRISELNSQISQTQQQLEYQNLKAPISGKIFDLEASPGFVANTSQKLMKIVPQENLIAEVFITNQDIGFVKEGMTVDVRIDSFPFSEYGDIQGELISIGSDALPPDETYDFFRFPAKIRLDNQVLAVQDREIPLQSGMSVSTNIKLREDRRVISLLLERFTKEVETLKNVR, from the coding sequence ATGAGCCAAGCCAACGATAACCGCCCTCACTCAATGGTTTCCCGCCAAAATGGGAAGCTCAATGTTAGCCCTTCCCAACTCGAAAAATCTCAAAGCGCCAATTCGATTTCCTACAATACCTACGAAGACAACTTTGACCAAGCCGTTGTTCTCAGTCAGTCTCCTCTGTGGCCGCGAGTGGTGTTAGTAACCATTTTAGGTGTGATTGGTTTTGCTGTCGCTTGGTCTTACTTCGCCAAAATTGAACAAGCCGTTGGTGCCCAAGGACAACTGAAACCGCAAGGAGATGTCAAAGAAGTGCAATCTCCCATAAACGGTGTCATTAAAGGCATGGCGACGAATTCTACGATTGAGCCAGGAGAAGATCCCAGCCGTAAAGGAGAGCTCTATGAAGAAGGAGATTTGGTTCAACAAGGGCAAGTGCTCTTGCATTACGATTCCACGACAGCACAAGCGCAAATTGAATCTTTAGAAAGAATTCGAGCCTCTCTGCAACAAGAAAATAGTTTCTATCGGCAAATCATGAATAGTGCTGCAACCGCACCAGCAGCGGTAGAAACAGAAATTAATCGCCTGGATATCCCGACCGAAGTGGCAATGCTGGCTCGCAATCGGAGGGCACTAGTGGAAGAAAATCGGCTTTATCGCGCTCAAATTGGCATTGGCGAACAAGATAAAGATTTAGGGCGGGATGAAATTGAACGCCTCCAAGCTTCAACAAGAGAGGCAACCACTCGCACAGAAGCTGCTCGCCTGGAAGAGCAACAAATTGCAAAGCAATTGCGACGAGTGGATGTGCAATTGGAAAATACCCGTGTTCAACTGCAAACTGAACGGGAAAAATTAGAGAAATTAACAACTCTCTTTGAAGAAGGTGGAATTTCTGAATTTCGGCAAATTGAACAAAAACAAAGAGTTCAAGAACAAGAAGCCAGATTAGCCGAACTCCAGCAAGAAAAACAACGGCTCTTGCTTGATCAAACTCAAGCCGGACAAGAGTTAGAAAATACCACAGCAACCACCCAAAAAGATGTTCTCGACCGCATTGCTCGCAATAAGCAACAAATTGCGCAAATTGATAGCCAGTTAACCAAAGCGATTGTTGATAATGAAAATCGCATTTCTGAACTGAACAGTCAGATCAGTCAAACCCAGCAACAACTAGAATATCAAAACTTAAAGGCACCAATTAGTGGCAAAATTTTTGACCTTGAAGCTAGTCCGGGCTTTGTCGCGAATACGAGTCAAAAATTAATGAAAATTGTTCCCCAAGAAAACTTAATTGCAGAAGTTTTCATTACCAACCAAGACATTGGGTTTGTCAAAGAAGGGATGACTGTGGATGTGCGGATTGATTCTTTTCCCTTTAGCGAATATGGCGACATTCAAGGAGAACTGATTTCGATTGGATCGGATGCCCTACCGCCCGATGAAACCTATGACTTCTTCCGCTTTCCCGCTAAAATTAGGTTGGATAATCAAGTCTTGGCAGTACAAGATCGAGAAATTCCTTTGCAATCAGGAATGTCAGTCAGTACCAACATCAAACTCCGAGAAGATCGACGGGTGATTAGTCTGTTGCTGGAACGCTTTACCAAAGAAGTGGAAACTCTAAAAAATGTTCGCTAG